In Geotalea uraniireducens, one genomic interval encodes:
- a CDS encoding LolA family protein: MRRFKTLLVVIVGVLLGSTAAWGAPADSADVVATLEQGYASLRDLRASFTQQAELASVKRVQRGAGELYLKKSDGTVKFRFNYTKPKQQIVSDGKTVWYYLPENRQVMTMDAASLFAGGGGIALSYLTGIGHLSQDFSVRLVGSGRDAKGNYLLELIPKKQGQAFTKLQLAVAGKVVDEYRRTGKVPLFFPIVSSVVFDQLGNRTAIDFSRVRVNGGVSASHFNFTVPAGVEVVRSPLGGK, translated from the coding sequence GTGAGGCGCTTCAAGACGTTACTGGTGGTTATCGTAGGTGTACTGCTCGGCTCTACTGCAGCGTGGGGGGCACCGGCCGACTCTGCCGATGTCGTGGCGACCCTCGAGCAGGGGTATGCATCGCTTCGGGATCTGCGGGCCTCTTTTACTCAACAGGCTGAACTGGCATCGGTGAAGCGGGTGCAAAGGGGGGCTGGGGAGCTTTATCTCAAAAAATCCGACGGTACGGTCAAGTTCCGCTTCAATTACACCAAACCGAAACAGCAGATTGTCTCCGATGGCAAGACGGTCTGGTATTATCTGCCTGAGAATCGCCAGGTCATGACCATGGATGCGGCGTCGCTCTTTGCCGGCGGGGGAGGCATAGCCCTGTCGTATCTGACCGGCATCGGGCACCTTTCCCAGGACTTCTCGGTGCGACTGGTTGGCAGCGGGCGTGATGCCAAAGGCAACTACCTGCTTGAACTGATCCCGAAAAAACAGGGCCAGGCGTTTACCAAGCTGCAGCTGGCCGTTGCCGGCAAGGTGGTGGACGAATACCGCCGCACCGGTAAGGTGCCTCTGTTCTTCCCGATTGTTTCCTCAGTGGTCTTTGATCAGCTTGGCAACCGGACGGCAATCGATTTCAGCCGGGTTCGGGTGAACGGCGGTGTCAGTGCCAGCCATTTCAACTTTACGGTCCCGGCCGGCGTGGAGGTAGTCCGTTCGCCGCTCGGGGGGAAATAA
- a CDS encoding YajQ family cyclic di-GMP-binding protein has product MPSFDIVSKVDMQEVDNAVNQTVKEIGQRYDFKGSKCEVTLEKEAIKLLADDDFRLKAVVDILQSKCIKRGLSPKALQYGKAEPASGSMIRQLVTIQQGISKEKGKEIIAQIKETKLKVQGQIQDDQVRVTGKNIDDLQEIIRLLKSKDLSIDLQFINFRQ; this is encoded by the coding sequence ATGCCATCATTTGATATCGTCTCGAAGGTGGACATGCAGGAAGTTGACAATGCGGTCAACCAGACGGTCAAGGAGATCGGCCAGCGCTATGACTTTAAAGGTTCGAAGTGCGAGGTGACGCTGGAAAAGGAGGCGATCAAGCTGCTCGCCGACGATGATTTCCGCCTCAAGGCGGTCGTCGATATTCTGCAATCCAAGTGCATCAAGCGAGGGCTTTCCCCCAAGGCCCTGCAGTACGGAAAAGCGGAGCCGGCCTCGGGCAGCATGATCCGTCAGCTCGTGACGATCCAGCAAGGGATTTCCAAGGAGAAGGGGAAGGAGATCATCGCCCAGATCAAGGAGACCAAACTGAAGGTCCAGGGGCAGATTCAGGATGACCAGGTCCGGGTGACCGGCAAGAATATCGACGACCTGCAAGAGATCATTAGATTGCTGAAAAGTAAAGATCTGAGTATCGACCTGCAGTTTATCAATTTCAGACAATAG
- a CDS encoding chemotaxis protein CheD translates to MSRIISVGISEFRVASAPVVLMTYGLGSCVGIALYDPLMQTGALAHTLLPAPVRESDAIDRTAKFTCWAVELMVEALINSGCAAERLVAKLAGGATMFEPQQRTTHGGIGERNVASARAALERSGIPLVAEDTGDDYGRSLEFNTATGIIMVRALQKPIKQI, encoded by the coding sequence TTGAGCCGGATAATCAGTGTCGGCATATCCGAGTTCCGGGTAGCGTCCGCGCCGGTGGTGCTGATGACTTACGGCCTTGGTTCGTGTGTCGGTATCGCCCTTTACGATCCGCTGATGCAGACCGGCGCCCTTGCTCATACCCTTCTGCCGGCACCAGTCCGGGAGAGCGATGCCATTGATCGGACGGCCAAATTTACCTGCTGGGCAGTGGAGTTGATGGTCGAAGCCCTCATTAATAGCGGTTGCGCGGCTGAGCGACTTGTGGCAAAATTAGCCGGCGGTGCAACCATGTTTGAGCCCCAGCAGCGAACGACGCACGGCGGGATTGGCGAGCGGAATGTGGCATCCGCTCGGGCAGCTCTTGAACGGAGCGGCATCCCGCTCGTTGCCGAGGATACCGGTGACGATTACGGCCGGAGCCTCGAATTCAATACCGCCACAGGAATCATCATGGTGAGAGCTTTGCAGAAGCCTATCAAGCAGATTTAG
- a CDS encoding LolA family protein, with protein sequence MNRAKLLLATVAFFMMALPALAAPVQAVNVGLQDVIDTVEKSFRTDPSTGLSPLTTVTADFFQRSTLAAQKKELRADGQMFLRVATNRDPLMFRFDYFRPMQQEIVCNGSTLWIYLPENRQVIINNVQSVFNPYTFDPGTDHASNFLQGLPRLSRDFQITFSPQGRDIAGNYILDCTPRRSSVSVAHLYIVVSRDAVLSYVRSGRNIRTSFASLGQQEWAFPILSTTLVDHRDNTTVIEFSNVKTNILLSDGLFTFATPPGVEVVKPPRRH encoded by the coding sequence ATGAACCGAGCGAAACTCCTGCTGGCGACGGTGGCGTTTTTCATGATGGCCTTGCCGGCGCTGGCTGCCCCGGTCCAGGCGGTCAACGTTGGTCTGCAGGATGTCATCGATACGGTGGAAAAGAGTTTCAGGACCGATCCGTCCACCGGTTTGTCCCCGTTGACAACGGTAACGGCCGATTTCTTCCAGCGCTCGACTCTGGCTGCGCAAAAGAAAGAGCTGCGGGCGGACGGCCAGATGTTTCTGCGAGTGGCCACGAATCGCGATCCGTTGATGTTCCGCTTTGACTATTTCCGGCCGATGCAGCAGGAAATAGTCTGCAATGGCAGCACCCTCTGGATTTACTTGCCCGAGAACCGTCAAGTGATCATCAATAACGTCCAGTCGGTTTTCAATCCCTATACCTTTGACCCCGGTACCGATCACGCATCGAACTTTCTCCAGGGGCTGCCGCGACTCTCGCGGGATTTCCAGATTACCTTCTCGCCACAGGGGCGGGATATCGCCGGAAATTACATCCTTGATTGTACTCCTCGACGGTCGAGCGTCTCAGTCGCCCATCTGTATATCGTCGTCAGCCGTGATGCGGTGCTGAGTTACGTGCGGAGCGGCAGGAACATCAGGACGTCGTTTGCCTCGCTCGGCCAGCAGGAGTGGGCATTCCCGATCCTTTCGACAACCTTGGTGGATCATCGGGACAATACGACGGTTATCGAGTTCAGCAATGTCAAAACCAATATTCTTCTGTCCGATGGCCTGTTTACCTTTGCTACCCCCCCCGGGGTGGAGGTCGTGAAACCTCCTCGGCGGCACTGA
- a CDS encoding TraR/DksA family transcriptional regulator, which translates to MVEKLEEMKAILRKMKEDALKEINKAVKNGSEATTGEPTGDIYDQASSERDRELGLILNDRERDKLRQIDEALLRIDEGEYGICEECEEEIPLGRLKVMPFARYCVRCQSDMEKLQAQTKRFEEDRAYREISFGDEDEG; encoded by the coding sequence ATGGTTGAAAAACTTGAAGAAATGAAGGCGATTCTCCGGAAGATGAAGGAGGATGCCCTCAAAGAGATAAACAAAGCGGTTAAGAACGGTTCGGAGGCGACGACCGGCGAGCCGACCGGGGACATCTACGATCAGGCTTCGTCGGAACGCGACCGCGAGCTGGGGCTGATCCTCAACGACCGGGAGCGCGACAAGTTGCGGCAGATCGATGAAGCGCTGTTGCGGATCGACGAAGGTGAATACGGTATCTGTGAGGAGTGCGAGGAAGAAATCCCCCTTGGCCGGCTCAAGGTGATGCCGTTCGCCCGTTACTGTGTCCGGTGTCAGTCGGATATGGAGAAGCTGCAGGCGCAAACGAAGCGTTTTGAAGAAGACCGGGCGTATCGGGAGATCTCGTTCGGCGACGAGGATGAAGGGTAA
- a CDS encoding chemotaxis protein CheC: MNFDALTEEHLDALREVSNIGVAHAATALSQLIGKNITLQVPKVLMTDIKKVPEVFGGAERIVVGIYLQMLGDARGNILIVLPRESALRLLSRLLPKEKSEGALLTELEISALKEVGNILASAYLNALGALMRKTLIPSVPVLSFDMAGAVIDYVLIELGEVGDLALMVETEFFGEDEKISGQFFLLPDPESLALILNAIGVKL; the protein is encoded by the coding sequence ATGAATTTTGATGCATTGACGGAGGAACATCTCGACGCCTTGCGGGAGGTAAGCAATATCGGTGTAGCCCATGCGGCCACCGCCCTTTCGCAGCTGATCGGTAAAAACATCACGCTGCAGGTGCCCAAGGTGCTGATGACCGATATCAAAAAGGTCCCGGAAGTGTTTGGCGGCGCCGAGCGGATCGTGGTCGGAATCTACCTGCAGATGCTTGGAGACGCGCGGGGAAACATCCTGATAGTCCTGCCGCGCGAGAGCGCACTGCGCCTTCTTTCCCGCCTTCTCCCCAAAGAGAAGAGCGAGGGTGCGTTACTGACCGAACTGGAAATTTCCGCCCTCAAGGAGGTGGGAAACATTCTCGCCTCGGCTTACCTCAATGCCTTGGGGGCCTTGATGCGGAAAACCCTCATTCCGTCTGTGCCGGTACTCTCTTTCGATATGGCAGGTGCTGTTATCGATTACGTCCTGATTGAACTGGGGGAGGTCGGCGATTTGGCCCTAATGGTCGAAACGGAGTTCTTCGGCGAGGATGAAAAAATCAGCGGGCAGTTTTTCCTGCTGCCCGATCCCGAGTCGCTCGCATTAATCCTCAATGCGATTGGAGTTAAGCTTTGA
- the rimO gene encoding 30S ribosomal protein S12 methylthiotransferase RimO, producing MVSLGCPKNLVDAEVMLGCLAKDQYEITTDEHDADIIIVNTCSFIKEAKQESIDTILDLADRKQDGNCKLLVVTGCLPQRYQEELAKELPEVDIFVGTGDYPRIAEIIAEKRQSDEQLRYVGDPNFVYDETLPRLKSSPAYTTYLKIAEGCSNCCSYCVIPSLRGAFRSRPLDSLLQEARELVASGVKEVNLIAQDVTAYGRDLPGRPSLETLIKELAALDGLQWIRLLYAYPDGITNSLIQTIKEEEKVCKYLDIPIQHISDPVLKRMNRRSSEAEIRALIEKLREEIPDIALRTSLIVGFPGETEEDFRKLLHYVEEVQFDRLGVFCYSREEGTPAAEMPDQVSERLKRERHKKLMRAQARVSFKRNRRLIDTTEQVIVEGLSDETDLLLKGRSSRQAPDIDGQVYITAGSANVGDIVTLRITDSSDYDLIGEIVA from the coding sequence ATGGTTAGTCTCGGCTGCCCGAAGAACCTGGTCGATGCCGAAGTAATGCTGGGTTGTCTGGCTAAAGATCAGTATGAAATAACCACCGACGAGCATGACGCGGATATCATCATTGTCAATACCTGCTCTTTCATCAAGGAAGCGAAGCAGGAAAGCATCGACACCATACTCGATCTGGCCGACCGCAAGCAGGACGGCAACTGCAAGCTGCTGGTCGTCACCGGCTGCCTCCCCCAGCGTTACCAGGAAGAGCTGGCCAAGGAACTGCCGGAGGTCGATATTTTTGTCGGCACCGGCGACTATCCGCGCATCGCGGAGATCATTGCCGAAAAACGGCAATCCGACGAGCAGCTGCGCTATGTTGGCGACCCGAATTTTGTCTACGATGAAACGTTGCCCCGGCTCAAATCGTCCCCTGCCTACACTACCTACCTCAAGATCGCCGAAGGGTGCTCGAACTGCTGCTCGTACTGCGTGATCCCTTCGCTCCGCGGGGCCTTCCGCTCCCGGCCGCTGGACAGCCTGCTGCAGGAGGCCAGGGAACTGGTTGCCAGCGGGGTCAAGGAGGTCAACCTGATTGCCCAGGATGTCACCGCTTACGGCCGCGATCTGCCGGGCCGGCCGTCGCTCGAAACGCTGATCAAAGAGCTGGCGGCTCTCGACGGTCTGCAATGGATCCGCCTTCTCTATGCCTACCCGGACGGGATCACCAACAGCCTCATCCAGACCATCAAGGAAGAAGAGAAGGTCTGCAAGTATCTTGATATCCCGATCCAGCATATCAGCGATCCGGTGCTCAAACGTATGAACCGGCGGAGCAGCGAGGCGGAAATCAGGGCCCTGATCGAGAAGCTGCGCGAGGAAATCCCCGACATCGCCCTGCGCACCTCGCTGATCGTTGGTTTTCCCGGCGAGACGGAGGAGGATTTCCGCAAGCTGCTGCACTATGTCGAAGAGGTGCAGTTCGACCGGCTGGGGGTCTTCTGCTATTCACGGGAAGAGGGAACGCCCGCTGCCGAAATGCCCGACCAGGTTTCCGAGCGGTTGAAGCGGGAACGGCACAAGAAGCTGATGCGGGCTCAGGCCCGGGTTTCGTTCAAGCGTAACCGCCGGTTGATCGATACCACCGAGCAGGTGATCGTCGAAGGGCTCAGCGACGAAACCGACCTCCTCCTGAAAGGGCGTTCCTCGCGCCAGGCGCCCGATATCGACGGACAGGTCTACATTACTGCCGGCTCGGCAAATGTCGGCGACATCGTGACGCTGCGAATTACCGATTCCTCGGATTACGACCTGATCGGTGAGATTGTCGCGTGA